The Brassica oleracea var. oleracea cultivar TO1000 unplaced genomic scaffold, BOL UnpScaffold00629, whole genome shotgun sequence nucleotide sequence TGGACTCTGAAGAGGACGATAAATATGTCTGGTTTCCTGAACCGGGAAGAGGTACTGGTGTTTTTTCAGCGAGTGATACGTGGAGAGCTATGAATCCTTATCCAATAGAAGTATTTTGGCATGAGGTGATGTGGTTTACTGGAAGAATCCCCAAGCATGCTTTCATTATTTGGGTTGCGGCTAAAGACAGAATGGTAACGAGAGATAGACTTATCAGATGGGGTTTATCGGTTCCTTCGACTTGTTTTCTCTGCACAGGTCATGATGAGTGCCGTCAACATTTATTCTTTGATTGTGCGTATAGTAATCAAATATGGGCGTTCTTTGTTTCTCAATTGAATTTCGTCTCTCCTCAGAGCTTTGAAGCAGTGTTCCGTTGGTTGAAAGCGCCATCGAGAAACAAGAATGTGACGTTGATTATTAGACTCATTCATCAAGCGGTGTTATACTTGGTGTGGAAGGAGAGGAATAAGAGAATTCACACTGCAGTGGAGAAGCCACCAAGAACTCTTATTGCGGAGACTCAACAGATTATCAAGCTCAGATTGGATCCTCTGACTCGTAGGCAGATAATTCCTCAGGGACAAGACTCAGTGCTAGCTACTTAGTTCTCGTTCTTTGCAGGTTGAAGGTGGCAGGTTTGGTCTCATTGTCAAGGAGTTGGCTAGGATTTTTGGTATAAATAGTTTTGGGCCGTTGTCATTTTAGGCATGTCCGGTATAGCTTGTCTTGGGCCTGTGCGTCTTGTATTGGGCTTGAAATTAATAAAAGGAGTtaagttggaaaaaaaatatttagtattaaAGGTTTTAGGAAACAATTGATTGAAAAAGCTTATGTGgacaaatctatattataatagtacagttttttctttccttaagaTATCCACGTCAACAAGTTGTGGGTCCCacataactaaatttttttgcGTCTTCCAACTTGAATCGACCTGAAttgaattttgaaaagaaaaataaacgtGAATTGAAGCGAGTGTGTATTAGTCGTTGGGCCATTTAATCATTACCTATTCTAAACCATGTGAATTAATGATAGTGGGCTTGGGAGCCCAAACTAAGAAAATATCTGATGTTTATAGGTTGTAGTCGATTAGGCTGAACTAGGTTACCTTCTGAGGCTTTACCGTCTCTAGCTGGACCCCTGCAAACATTATCTACTCCACTTAACTCTCTATCTCCCCCTCCATGAAGAGTCGTAACTCTGTCAACTATTGCAATAGTGTGCCATTCACATTAAACTCCCCCATCTCTCCGTCTCCCTAGCTTTGCTCTTAAAACCTGAAGCGTTAATAACCGTAAACCACTCGCTGTGAACTATGCCACTGTCCATGATCTTCGTCCGCtattcacaaaaaaatgttggtctcCTTCTCCGCTTTAAGTTCACGTAATATCACGTAGAACACGGGCATCACCCTCTTTCTGCTAGATGACAAGCTAGATGACAAGGTAACaagctctttttcttttccttcctTCTTCCACATCTCATTGACTCTTCAGAGGGCTGTAACTAAACACCGCTCTCTTATTTTACACAGAACTATGTCGTTCATGGTGGCAAACACCGGAGGAACACGTACATCCACATGGTCAGATAACAACAATTGTACAACAACGACAGAATAGATGCAAACGAAGGTGGATAAGTGTGAAGGTTAAAGATTGAAACTATTCACAATTATTTGTAAACTAGGATCCACTTGAAATATAGACGTAATTTCATACCTTATGATATGCTAGGAAGGACGGTGATGTTTTCTGGTGGCTGTCTCCTATACCCTAGACGTATCTGGAAGGGGACAGCTGAGAGGAGGGTAGCAAATTAATGACCCGATGAGGTTGCGATCAGAGGAAAAAGGAAGTTGTCGATACAGGTTAGTGTGTTGAAGACGTTTCGAGCTCCTCagttatatatttctaaatattttatttgatatgtcTGTGATACATATATCAGAAGAGGGAGTCATAAGTATGCACCATGTGCTGCAAAAGTTAATATACTTCTTGGACCATTCTTTCACCAGCCTGCAAAGCGTTAATTCTTGATGGAGTGATGGGTACTAGCGATGGTTGCGATGTACTTATTGAACTgtaaattttttggttttagcatctttttaaaacaagttTGTTTGGTAATAAACAAGGTACTATTTGTTcccttaaattatttatttacggTAATGAGAATGTGCTTGACATTTTCCTAAAATTATCAGACATAAAGACACAGAGAAGGGCTGGAGGGTTCATAGCAAGAAAAAAAGTAGCAGTTTCAGAGAATGTTCATGGAGAGTTTGTGCTATAAAAAAGTCAAGTTTTGGTAAAATGCCTTGATAATTTTTGATGGGCAACAATACTCAGTAAGATGGTATCACCGGCTTATGTCTTTCTCCATATTGGCATTTATGGATAGGATTCATTACTATGTGATACTTTACCTATCCAGTTTGGTACTAATTAAATACCTCGGCTACTACTAAACTATTATTTTCATGTTGAATAACAGATATTGGGCGGAGGAAACTAAGCTCTGTTGAGGATGCTTGGATCACTAGGAATCATTACGATACTCCTTTGGTTCACAGCAGAAGAGCCTATTTTCGAACGAGGTCAAGATCAAAGGCCTGAATTGTTATGTTTCTTCTAGGCGGCCAAGAGCAATGTAAACTTAAAGTATGATTAAAATCAAATACTTACTTGCCTGGAGAGACAATACTGAACACGGATAgtgattaattaatttcaacATCAAGGCAatgtgttggggtcaaaatcggtcacgacggaatcaatgtctaaaagtccgtaaaaatcggcatgaacgtttttacgaaaaataaatcttagaaaaagatctatttttacgaagaatcttgcggagaaaacacattcacgaaaaaccGGAGAAAGacgcgaccgagcacgctacgtagagaccgagcacgctacgtagcgaccgagcacgctacgtagcgaccgagcacgctacgtagcgaccgagcacgctacgtagcgaccgagcacgctacgtagcgaccgagcacgctacgtagcgaccgagcacgctacgtagcgaccgagcacgctacgtagcgaccgagcacgctacgtagcgaccgagcacgctacgtagcgaccgagcacgctacgtagcgaccgagcacgctacgtagcgaccgagcacgctacgtagcgaccgagcacgctacgtagcgaccgagcacgctacgtagcgaccgagcacgctacgtagcgaccgagcacgctacgtagcgaccgagcacgctacgtagcgaccgagcacgctacgtagcgaccgagcacgctacgtagcgaccgagcacgctacgtagcgaccgagcacgctacgtagcgaccgagcacgctacgtagcgaccgagcacgctacgtagcgaccgagcacgctacgtagcgaccgagcacgctacgtagcgaccgagcacgctacgtagcgaccgagcacgctacgtagcgaccgagcacgctacgtagcgaccgagcacgctacgtagcgaccgagcacgctacgtagcgaccgagcacgctacgtagcgaccgagcacgctacgtagcgaccgagcacgctacgtagcgaccgagcacgctacgtagcgaccgagcacgctacgtagcgaccgagcacgctacgtagcgaccgagcacgctacgtagcgaccgagcacgctacgtagcgaccgagcacgctacgtagcgaccgagcacgctacgtagcgaccgagcacgctacgtagcgaccgagcacgctacgtagcgaccgagcacgctacgtagcgaccgagcacgctacgtagcgaccgagcacgctacgtagcgaccgagcacgctacgtagcgaccgagcacgctacgtagcgaccgagcacgctacgtagcgaccgagcacgctactttttctgtattttttcgtcttttgttatcgagctgcgagtcaactaggtttgagctttcaggccgctagaactaggtcactcgctgacagcctttgcggccaaagcttttatgatcccTTGTAATGATCGCGACGCTCtcacgcggattcgaaataagatctactatTTTCTCTagactcgtttgttatcttttcatgatttccgcatatatttggtcacttgccgttggctctcgcagagatccgggaccgctgggaaattagggttttcctagtttcataatttaaacgtaaatcgacagggCGATTCGTTTCCCACAGTTtagcgctagaaggagggggggtacggattactctaactcatagccgcaaaacgcttgatcaaaaaaatgtctggaaatacaaaagagaaaatcacagttcgcaacaacgctggtaagaaaactccagccgccactccgcctatggccaacgcctatgcaaacgccacagttcttgaaaaaatcaaaaaccttgatgcgacttttcgccacaggactTGCAATGAAACGATCTCgcaatttctctttttaaatataaagggaaacgataaatcttatcaaaccctgtaagtttggctcattaccaaacaaaagaaatctcaatgcgtaaggattttaccaaaacacgttttccgaaaacatttcggaagggtaaaaaaaaaagcacaacaaatcgattacatacctcggtcgctacgtagcgaccgagcaagcaaACGGTTcgattgctacgtagcgaccaagctcaagccaactctccattcgctacgtagcgacctgtcaagcctaaaaagggtccttctttgtgttctcttttgaatcttcatcgtaacgcttttcgtttcgtctcaatcggagtttccgttgagattttacaaCGAAAACAactaggactcttcttggcttgcttcaactcgctaggtagcgacctgtcaggcctaaaaaaGCTCCTCcgttgtgttctcttttgaatcccgatcgaaacacttttcatttcgtctcaatcggagtttccgttgagattttacaaCGAAAACAactaggactcttcttggcttgcttcaactcgctatgtagcgacctgtcaggcctccagcttgctacatagcgacctgtcaggcctaaaaaaGCTCCTCcgttgtgttctcttttgaatcccgatcgaaacacttttcatttcgtctcaatcggagtttccgttgagattttacaaCGAAAACAactaggactcttcttggcttgcttcaactcgctatgtagcgacctgtcaggcctccagcttgctacatagcgacctgtcaggcctaaaaaaGCTCCTCcgttgtgttctcttttgaatcccgatcgaaacacttttcatttcgtctcaatcggagtttccgttgagattttNNNNNNNNNNNNNNNNNNNNNNNNNNNNNNNNNNNNNNNNNNNNNNNNNNNNNNNNNNNNNNNNNNNNNNNNNNNNNNNNNNNNNNNNNNNNNNNNNNNNNNNNNNNNNNNNNNNNNNNNNNNNNNNNNNNNNNNNNNNNNNNNNNNNNNNNNNNNNNNNNNNNNNNNNNNNNNNNNNNNNNNNNNNNNNNNNNNNNNN carries:
- the LOC106319821 gene encoding uncharacterized protein LOC106319821, producing MDSEEDDKYVWFPEPGRGTGVFSASDTWRAMNPYPIEVFWHEVMWFTGRIPKHAFIIWVAAKDRMVTRDRLIRWGLSVPSTCFLCTGHDECRQHLFFDCAYSNQIWAFFVSQLNFVSPQSFEAVFRWLKAPSRNKNVTLIIRLIHQAVLYLVWKERNKRIHTAVEKPPRTLIAETQQIIKLRLDPLTRRQIIPQGQDSVLAT